In Nocardioides cavernae, a single genomic region encodes these proteins:
- a CDS encoding class I adenylate-forming enzyme family protein, whose amino-acid sequence MVRTGEEESLLAGDRVALLVPGSPSYVALVLALLADGVFPVPLDPALTEAERARILEPIVPDLVVTSQEQLAQLLAARPGRSRSLPLGRPIHCTSGTTGTPKGVWSGLLPQHDAMALVAEERDLWGFDADDVNLVLSPLHHSAPLRFAAGTLLAGGRIVVPGKFDPAAVTAAIEHERPTTMFCVPTHLQRLFDHWDAVGVPDLSSFRLVAHAGAPCPPSVKRRLIELFPDGSTWEFYGSTEGQFTACRSEDWLRRPGTVGRARPGRTLTTDDDGRIWCAVPQHARFTYLGAPEQTAAAWRDTSDGPAFTVGDVGRIDADGYLHLEGRRTDLVITGGVNVYPLEVENALREVTGVVDVAVFGAADPRWGQRVCAAVVGDATTDALRAHAEQVLAPAKRPKDYLRVSELPMTATGKVRRDALTGLV is encoded by the coding sequence ATGGTCCGCACCGGCGAGGAGGAGAGCCTGCTCGCCGGTGACCGCGTGGCGCTGCTGGTCCCCGGCTCGCCGTCGTACGTCGCCCTGGTGCTCGCGCTGCTCGCCGACGGCGTCTTCCCCGTCCCGCTCGACCCGGCGCTCACCGAGGCCGAGCGCGCCCGCATCCTCGAACCGATCGTTCCCGACCTCGTCGTGACCTCGCAGGAGCAGCTCGCGCAGCTGCTCGCCGCTCGACCCGGCCGGTCGCGGTCGCTACCGCTCGGGCGACCGATCCACTGCACCAGCGGCACGACCGGCACCCCGAAGGGCGTGTGGTCCGGGCTCCTCCCCCAGCACGACGCGATGGCGCTCGTCGCCGAGGAGCGTGACCTCTGGGGGTTCGACGCCGACGACGTCAACCTGGTGCTCAGCCCGCTCCACCACTCGGCCCCGCTCCGCTTCGCAGCCGGGACGCTGCTCGCCGGCGGCCGCATCGTGGTGCCGGGGAAGTTCGACCCGGCGGCGGTCACGGCGGCGATCGAGCACGAGCGCCCGACCACGATGTTCTGCGTCCCGACCCACCTCCAGCGCCTCTTCGACCACTGGGACGCCGTCGGCGTCCCGGACCTGTCCTCGTTCCGGCTGGTCGCCCACGCGGGCGCCCCCTGCCCCCCGTCGGTCAAGCGGCGCCTGATCGAGCTGTTTCCCGACGGCTCGACGTGGGAGTTCTACGGCTCGACCGAGGGCCAGTTCACGGCCTGCCGCTCCGAGGACTGGTTGCGGCGTCCCGGCACGGTGGGCCGAGCCCGACCCGGCCGCACCCTCACCACCGACGACGACGGCCGCATCTGGTGCGCCGTGCCGCAGCACGCCCGGTTCACCTACCTCGGTGCGCCCGAGCAGACGGCCGCCGCGTGGCGGGACACGTCCGACGGGCCGGCGTTCACCGTGGGCGACGTCGGACGCATCGACGCCGACGGCTACCTCCACCTCGAGGGACGGCGCACCGACCTGGTCATCACCGGCGGGGTCAACGTCTACCCGCTCGAGGTCGAGAACGCACTGCGCGAGGTCACCGGGGTCGTGGACGTCGCCGTCTTCGGCGCCGCCGACCCCCGTTGGGGCCAGCGGGTGTGCGCCGCGGTCGTCGGCGACGCCACGACCGATGCCCTCCGCGCGCACGCCGAGCAGGTCCTGGCGCCGGCCAAGCGGCCCAAGGACTACCTCCGCGTCTCCGAGCTGCCGATGACCGCCACCGGGAAGGTCCGACGGGACGCCCTCACCGGGCTGGTCTGA
- a CDS encoding patatin-like phospholipase family protein, giving the protein MTGRGTSALVLGGGGITGIAWELGILTGLARAGVDLTGADIVVGTSAGSVVGAQVTNGVPLEDLYAEQLGPADAEIGGRLSRIAALKLVPPYVLPGSGRDKLARVGRVAHASHAPGSVDREGVIRSRLPVHDWPDRDLRITAVDTTSGELTVFGPESGVDLVAAVAASCAVPTVWPPVVVGGRTYMDGGMRSTANVDVAEGAERVVVLAPLPRSVSKKTSIRAQLERVGPRAWSVVTPDADALAAFGRNLLDPAKRAVAAEAGLRQARDLVDQVGPVWSA; this is encoded by the coding sequence ATGACAGGACGCGGCACCTCGGCACTGGTCCTCGGCGGCGGTGGCATCACCGGGATCGCCTGGGAGCTCGGCATCCTCACCGGACTGGCCCGCGCCGGGGTCGACCTGACCGGGGCCGACATCGTCGTCGGCACCTCGGCCGGGTCGGTCGTGGGTGCCCAGGTGACCAACGGCGTGCCGCTCGAGGACCTGTACGCCGAGCAGCTCGGGCCCGCTGACGCCGAGATCGGCGGCCGGCTGTCCCGCATCGCCGCGCTCAAGCTCGTCCCGCCCTACGTGCTGCCCGGCAGCGGGCGCGACAAGCTGGCCCGCGTCGGTCGGGTCGCCCACGCGTCCCACGCCCCCGGGAGCGTCGACCGCGAGGGCGTGATCCGCTCGCGGCTCCCGGTCCACGACTGGCCCGACCGCGACCTGCGCATCACGGCCGTCGACACCACCAGCGGAGAGCTCACCGTGTTCGGGCCCGAGTCCGGGGTCGACCTGGTCGCGGCCGTCGCGGCCAGCTGTGCCGTCCCCACGGTGTGGCCGCCCGTCGTGGTCGGCGGACGCACCTACATGGACGGCGGGATGCGGTCGACCGCCAACGTCGACGTCGCCGAGGGCGCCGAGCGGGTCGTCGTGCTCGCACCGCTCCCGCGGTCGGTGAGCAAGAAGACGTCCATCCGCGCCCAGCTCGAGCGCGTCGGGCCGCGAGCCTGGTCGGTGGTCACGCCGGACGCCGACGCGCTGGCCGCCTTCGGCCGCAACCTGCTCGACCCCGCCAAGCGCGCCGTCGCGGCCGAGGCCGGGCTGCGCCAGGCCCGTGACCTGGTCGACCAGGTCGGGCCGGTCTGGTCTGCCTGA
- a CDS encoding PKD domain-containing protein, with protein sequence MPVRSRQLLVSLLALVTALGLALGLAAPVAAAGPDPVPDRATSGDAEAKAPAAQRDRAAKSDGAGKTATSGTTAADAAAADDPPDLSKFQKVVLGQGTGLGEVMELTVAPDGRVFFITRAGDISMYDPADGSIEIVMNNPSLGVWSGLEDGGLGITVDPAFADNGWIYVYYAPLPASHNANRLSRLTVETDADGETFVDKQSEKVILEVGTQRNVCCHSAGSVQFGDGGVLHLATGDNTSSSDNDGYSPHDERTGRSDYDAQKSSANTNDLRGKILRVIPRNDDAGDVNPTAGDGISYDIPESNLFGEGGAYPSALYPDADPAKTRPEIYVMGLRNPYRLGVDADTDALYWGEVGPDSRVNSPNRGPRHFEEFNRTEAAMNGGWPYCGGEVGDDLTKMDFGGAYVDWDFVANRYRTNPDGTPKRFPCNDPQEMAGVNDSPNSSGLQTLPPMTDAWIPYSDVAPYKYPAVQGATPTGGQVYRQSQNTAAKDTAFPAHYEGSYFMTEMSRGWIKEVRMDAEGNIASINDFMSGFVAPGDMEFGPDGSMYVLEYGTGFFSGSPQTKLVRIDYAINGSAPVARASADVTEGSAPLAVQFSSDGTSDPDGDAVTYAWDLDGDGQTDSTDASPSWTYDSAGDYTVLLTVTDATGKSATSQVVVNVGNTAPKVQIELPVDGGFYSSGDDIPFVVDVQDAEETVDCSEVVVQEGLGHDIHVHPNLSVNGCEGTIRTAASADHGPDANTYGVLIATYRDGGANDGANASLQGSDTVILQPKLRQAEHATNRQGVGYTGYDDKSGTRPGGGGLITGMGNGDWVMFDPMSLANMTDVSIRYSGGPQAGATIQVRAGAANGPVVATVPLDGGTQGQYFYKTVSAAITARDADAGGRPLYFVYAGNGEMNFDEFSVEGKGVAGNTSPVITSATATPADGLAPLEVAFAAEANDPDGDDITYAWDFGVEGTDDDTATTAAASWTYPEPGTYTATLTVEDETGKSTSRAVDVTVRQPCATAPTPDEGYELLFDGTDVSGWKQSGPGGFTVENCELTSFGGLGLFWFSERTFDDYTVKLQFKLSDDGDNSGVFTRFPDPGNDPFVAVDNGHEIQIKEGQPNDEPQKTGSVYNFDREDARNAKPIGEWNDYEITVEGQTYTMTLNGQVVNEYTSDGTRGTGGYIGLQNHGNADKVSFRNIQVRELEVQEPFVNTLTADPVRGGAPLEVDFTAEGVDRQDDAITYDWDFGDGSDPVTGAAGTVSHTYTEGGTFAAEVTPVDADGNRGPTRTTEEITVLVDPVATATATPRCGVLPLDVDFDASATDPQDQALTWTWDFGVDGTDDDTSTEKSPTWTYTAAGEYTATVTATDPDGNTGTSSVRIEVLADGECRPVADLSELFNNDGISTDANPGDGNFDGGGWTFAAELLPQAVQQNGGPVRINGVDYDMGSPADGQLNNVESDGQVIPLPTGTYDELSILATAHNGDVQKEATLAYNDGSTVQVPLRFTDWAVTPKFGEEIAIDMPYRHNGGGDTSPRVMIFTQRIPLEAGKQPDTLTLPVDPKLHVFGVSGVRSEEPAPPCEQPERSDEFNDSELLDNCHWTVRRPDETAYDVSDGALHLTARPGEYNDTANVITQDAPDGAWTATTKLTWDPAEAGQQAGLVVAGSGGSGFAKLTFVDKGDNNEWIEFLKSSSPSNNDFEFSGNWNTGGGSFDGPFLPGDFPSTFWLRFTSDGSQLRGWYSTDGEEFTQVGDPRTLAGITNPRVGVMALKGGAPGDPVADFDFFRWSGVQQGEAPSVTASAEPTSGTAPLDVEFSAEGTDPEDGALTYAWDFGVGGTQDDTADTADASWTYTEPGTYTATVTVTDPEGQTGEDTVEVVVEEPAEGRTWVVDAVDSATNNQWVSEDNGTSTVTVEVGDTVEWQFDRATMGHDLTSLDSADTWDPALQEYRDAGGAPIRYTFTKPGTYEYWCSIHGATMRGTVVVEEPAADNQPPTAQPYVSPRTGPAPLYVHFEARASDPDGDALTYLWDFGQGDGPSDQSTSSHAHVTYAEPGRYTATLTVSDGKGGTYEDEFEIAVTGEAPRVSIEATPTSGPAPLPVAFEISAIDDQGGPLSYTWDFGDGTTYTGPKPPLNHVYTASGSYAATLTVTDPDGNKGSDSVEISVDALPEIEATATPDTGDAPLDVDFSTVVTTAGELSAFADGTATYPDLTGTASMVRSRDTTVTTLDVTGLKPNAAHMVHVHEQSCSNGNGGAHFRFDTDLPFSEENEIWLPFTSKADGTSGEVVVTSDQRAGSKAMAIVIHDPDNPAKRIGCVDLDPSIDGLTYAWDFGDGEQGEGADATHTYTEPGTYEATVTVSMQGGTDEVTDTVEVVVTGDDPVDPTDPVASTVTATATPSEVTVGDTTKVSVDVKAEGTTPTGEVTLTGGGKSYGPTSLEGGTATFTVGPFTEPGTVTFTAAYAGSDEVAAGEGKATVTVKAKPAPGDTSAPETTITDGPKGQGRGPAATFTFTSSEPGSTFECSLDGGAWAACSSPATFTKLGQGEHELRVRATDKAGNTDASPAALTWTVDRGKPTVKVLTGPQATKDRTPTVRARLSDRYDDLRARDVKVRFGDRAAAKVRVNRKGVMVATAKPLAPGRHRVVLTVRDEAGNKSTVRFWITVSR encoded by the coding sequence ATGCCTGTGCGGTCTCGTCAGCTCCTCGTCTCGCTGCTCGCCCTGGTCACCGCTCTGGGGCTCGCCCTGGGACTGGCCGCCCCGGTGGCGGCCGCCGGTCCGGATCCCGTGCCCGACCGGGCCACGTCCGGTGACGCCGAGGCGAAGGCACCCGCCGCCCAGCGCGACCGGGCCGCGAAGAGCGACGGTGCGGGAAAGACCGCCACCTCCGGCACGACGGCCGCCGACGCGGCCGCCGCCGACGACCCGCCGGACCTGTCGAAGTTCCAGAAGGTCGTCCTCGGCCAGGGCACGGGACTCGGCGAGGTCATGGAGCTGACGGTCGCCCCGGACGGGCGGGTCTTCTTCATCACCCGCGCCGGCGACATCTCGATGTACGACCCCGCCGACGGCAGCATCGAGATCGTCATGAACAACCCCAGCCTCGGGGTGTGGAGCGGCCTCGAGGACGGAGGCCTCGGCATCACGGTCGACCCCGCCTTCGCCGACAACGGCTGGATCTACGTCTACTACGCACCCCTGCCCGCCTCGCACAACGCCAACCGGCTGTCCCGCCTCACCGTCGAGACCGACGCGGACGGCGAGACGTTCGTCGACAAGCAGTCGGAGAAGGTCATCCTCGAGGTCGGCACGCAGCGCAACGTCTGCTGCCACTCCGCCGGCTCGGTGCAGTTCGGCGACGGCGGCGTGCTGCACCTCGCCACGGGCGACAACACCTCGTCCTCCGACAACGACGGCTACTCCCCCCACGACGAGCGGACCGGACGGTCCGACTACGACGCGCAGAAGTCCTCCGCCAACACCAACGACCTGCGCGGCAAGATCCTGCGCGTCATCCCCCGCAACGACGACGCCGGCGACGTGAACCCGACCGCCGGGGACGGCATCTCGTACGACATCCCCGAGAGCAACCTGTTCGGTGAGGGCGGCGCCTACCCGTCTGCGCTCTACCCCGACGCCGACCCGGCGAAGACGCGGCCCGAGATCTACGTGATGGGCCTGCGCAACCCCTACCGGCTCGGCGTGGACGCCGACACCGATGCGCTCTACTGGGGCGAGGTCGGCCCAGACTCGCGCGTCAACAGCCCCAACCGGGGTCCCCGCCACTTCGAGGAGTTCAACCGCACCGAGGCCGCGATGAACGGCGGCTGGCCCTACTGCGGGGGCGAGGTCGGCGACGACCTCACCAAGATGGACTTCGGCGGCGCCTACGTCGACTGGGACTTCGTGGCCAACCGCTACCGCACCAACCCGGACGGCACCCCCAAGCGCTTCCCCTGCAACGACCCGCAGGAGATGGCCGGCGTCAACGACTCCCCCAACAGCTCCGGGCTGCAGACGCTGCCCCCGATGACCGACGCCTGGATCCCCTACTCCGACGTCGCCCCCTACAAGTACCCCGCCGTCCAGGGCGCCACCCCGACCGGCGGCCAGGTCTACCGGCAATCGCAGAACACCGCGGCCAAGGACACCGCCTTCCCGGCGCACTACGAGGGCTCCTACTTCATGACGGAGATGAGCCGCGGCTGGATCAAGGAGGTGCGGATGGATGCCGAGGGCAACATCGCCTCCATCAACGACTTCATGAGCGGCTTCGTGGCTCCCGGCGACATGGAGTTCGGGCCCGACGGCTCGATGTACGTCCTGGAGTACGGCACCGGCTTCTTCTCCGGCTCCCCGCAGACCAAGCTCGTGCGCATCGACTACGCGATCAACGGCTCGGCGCCGGTGGCCCGCGCGAGCGCCGACGTCACCGAGGGCTCTGCCCCGCTCGCCGTCCAGTTCAGCAGCGACGGCACCAGCGACCCCGACGGTGACGCCGTCACCTACGCGTGGGACCTCGACGGTGACGGCCAGACCGACTCCACCGACGCGTCCCCGTCGTGGACCTACGACTCGGCCGGCGACTACACCGTGCTCCTCACGGTGACCGACGCGACCGGCAAGTCCGCGACCTCGCAGGTCGTCGTCAACGTCGGCAACACCGCCCCGAAGGTGCAGATCGAGCTCCCGGTCGACGGCGGCTTCTACTCCTCCGGCGACGACATCCCGTTCGTCGTCGACGTGCAGGACGCCGAGGAGACCGTCGACTGCAGCGAGGTCGTCGTCCAGGAGGGCCTGGGCCACGACATCCACGTCCACCCGAACCTGTCGGTCAACGGCTGCGAGGGCACCATCCGCACCGCGGCCTCCGCCGACCACGGCCCGGACGCGAACACGTACGGCGTCCTCATCGCGACCTACCGCGACGGCGGCGCCAACGACGGTGCCAACGCGTCGCTGCAGGGCAGCGACACCGTCATCCTCCAGCCCAAGCTGCGACAGGCCGAGCACGCGACCAACCGCCAGGGCGTCGGCTACACCGGCTACGACGACAAGTCCGGCACGCGTCCCGGTGGCGGCGGACTGATCACCGGCATGGGCAACGGCGACTGGGTGATGTTCGACCCGATGAGCCTGGCCAACATGACCGACGTGTCGATCCGCTACTCCGGCGGACCGCAGGCAGGCGCCACGATCCAGGTCCGCGCGGGCGCCGCGAACGGCCCGGTCGTGGCGACCGTGCCGCTGGACGGCGGGACGCAGGGCCAGTACTTCTACAAGACGGTCAGCGCCGCGATCACCGCTCGCGACGCCGACGCCGGCGGCCGCCCGCTCTACTTCGTCTACGCCGGCAACGGTGAGATGAACTTCGACGAGTTCTCCGTCGAGGGCAAGGGCGTCGCCGGCAACACCTCCCCCGTCATCACCTCGGCCACCGCCACCCCCGCCGACGGCCTGGCACCTCTCGAGGTCGCCTTCGCAGCCGAGGCCAACGACCCCGACGGCGACGACATCACCTACGCCTGGGACTTCGGTGTCGAGGGCACGGACGACGACACCGCGACCACGGCCGCGGCCTCGTGGACCTACCCCGAGCCGGGCACGTACACCGCCACGCTGACCGTTGAGGACGAGACCGGCAAGTCGACCAGCCGGGCCGTCGACGTCACCGTGCGGCAGCCCTGTGCGACCGCACCGACCCCCGACGAGGGCTACGAGCTGCTCTTCGACGGCACCGACGTGTCCGGCTGGAAGCAGTCCGGCCCCGGTGGGTTCACCGTCGAGAACTGCGAGCTCACCAGCTTCGGCGGACTCGGGTTGTTCTGGTTCTCCGAGCGCACCTTCGACGACTACACGGTCAAGCTGCAGTTCAAGCTCTCCGACGACGGCGACAACTCCGGCGTCTTCACCCGCTTCCCCGACCCGGGCAACGACCCCTTCGTCGCCGTCGACAACGGCCACGAGATCCAGATCAAGGAGGGCCAGCCCAACGACGAGCCGCAGAAGACCGGCTCGGTCTACAACTTCGACCGCGAGGACGCGCGCAACGCCAAGCCGATCGGCGAGTGGAACGACTACGAGATCACCGTCGAGGGCCAGACCTACACGATGACGCTCAACGGCCAGGTGGTGAACGAGTACACCTCCGACGGCACCCGTGGCACCGGCGGCTACATCGGCCTGCAGAACCACGGCAACGCCGACAAGGTCAGCTTCCGCAACATCCAGGTCAGGGAGCTCGAGGTCCAGGAGCCGTTCGTCAACACGCTGACGGCCGACCCGGTCCGTGGCGGCGCGCCGCTCGAGGTGGACTTCACCGCTGAGGGCGTCGACCGGCAGGACGACGCGATCACCTACGACTGGGACTTCGGCGACGGGTCCGACCCCGTCACCGGCGCCGCTGGCACGGTCTCGCACACCTACACCGAGGGCGGCACGTTCGCCGCCGAGGTGACGCCTGTCGACGCCGACGGCAACCGCGGCCCGACCCGGACGACCGAGGAGATCACCGTCCTCGTCGACCCGGTCGCCACCGCGACGGCGACCCCGCGTTGCGGCGTGCTGCCGCTCGACGTCGACTTCGATGCCTCGGCGACGGACCCGCAGGACCAGGCCCTGACCTGGACGTGGGACTTCGGAGTCGACGGCACGGACGACGACACATCCACGGAGAAGTCGCCGACCTGGACCTACACGGCGGCGGGCGAGTACACCGCGACCGTCACCGCGACCGACCCCGACGGCAACACCGGCACCAGCTCGGTCCGCATCGAGGTGCTCGCCGACGGCGAGTGCCGCCCGGTGGCCGACCTGTCGGAGCTGTTCAACAACGACGGCATCTCCACCGACGCCAACCCCGGTGACGGCAACTTCGACGGCGGTGGCTGGACCTTCGCCGCCGAGCTCCTCCCCCAGGCCGTGCAGCAGAACGGCGGCCCGGTCCGGATCAATGGCGTGGACTACGACATGGGCAGCCCGGCCGACGGCCAGCTCAACAACGTCGAGTCCGACGGCCAGGTGATCCCGCTGCCGACCGGCACCTACGACGAGCTGAGCATCCTCGCCACGGCCCACAACGGTGACGTGCAGAAGGAGGCCACCCTCGCCTACAACGACGGCTCCACCGTCCAGGTGCCCCTGCGGTTCACCGACTGGGCCGTGACGCCGAAGTTCGGCGAGGAGATCGCGATCGACATGCCCTACCGCCACAACGGCGGCGGCGACACCTCGCCGCGGGTCATGATCTTCACCCAGCGGATCCCCCTCGAGGCCGGCAAGCAGCCCGACACGCTGACCCTCCCGGTCGACCCGAAGCTGCACGTCTTCGGGGTCTCCGGGGTCCGCTCCGAGGAGCCCGCCCCGCCGTGCGAGCAGCCCGAGCGCTCCGACGAGTTCAACGACTCCGAGCTGCTCGACAACTGCCACTGGACGGTGCGCCGCCCCGATGAGACGGCGTACGACGTCTCCGACGGTGCGCTGCACCTGACCGCCCGCCCCGGTGAGTACAACGACACCGCCAACGTCATCACGCAGGACGCACCCGACGGTGCGTGGACGGCGACGACCAAGCTCACCTGGGACCCGGCCGAGGCAGGCCAGCAGGCGGGGCTCGTGGTCGCCGGCAGCGGCGGCTCCGGTTTCGCGAAGCTGACCTTCGTCGACAAGGGCGACAACAACGAGTGGATCGAGTTCCTCAAGTCGTCGAGCCCGAGCAACAACGACTTCGAGTTCAGCGGCAACTGGAACACCGGCGGCGGCAGCTTCGACGGGCCCTTCCTGCCCGGCGACTTCCCCTCCACCTTCTGGCTGCGGTTCACCTCCGACGGCTCGCAGCTGCGCGGGTGGTACTCCACCGACGGTGAGGAGTTCACCCAGGTCGGTGACCCGCGCACCCTGGCCGGGATCACCAACCCCCGGGTCGGCGTGATGGCGCTGAAGGGCGGTGCCCCGGGCGACCCGGTCGCCGACTTCGACTTCTTCCGCTGGTCCGGCGTGCAGCAGGGCGAGGCGCCGAGCGTGACCGCGTCGGCCGAGCCCACCTCGGGCACCGCGCCGCTGGATGTCGAGTTCAGCGCCGAGGGCACCGACCCCGAGGACGGCGCGCTCACCTACGCGTGGGACTTCGGCGTGGGCGGCACGCAGGACGACACCGCCGACACCGCCGACGCGAGCTGGACCTACACCGAGCCGGGCACCTACACGGCCACGGTGACGGTGACCGACCCCGAGGGCCAGACCGGTGAGGACACGGTCGAGGTCGTCGTCGAGGAGCCCGCCGAGGGACGTACGTGGGTCGTCGACGCCGTCGACTCCGCCACCAACAACCAGTGGGTGTCCGAGGACAACGGCACGTCGACCGTCACCGTCGAGGTGGGCGACACCGTCGAGTGGCAGTTCGACCGGGCCACGATGGGCCACGACCTGACCTCGCTCGACAGCGCGGACACGTGGGACCCCGCCCTTCAGGAGTACCGCGACGCCGGCGGCGCCCCGATCCGCTACACCTTCACCAAGCCGGGCACCTACGAGTACTGGTGCAGCATCCACGGCGCCACGATGCGCGGCACCGTGGTGGTCGAGGAGCCCGCGGCGGACAACCAGCCGCCGACGGCACAGCCGTACGTCTCGCCGCGCACCGGCCCCGCGCCGCTCTACGTCCACTTCGAGGCGCGCGCCAGCGACCCTGACGGTGACGCGCTCACCTACCTGTGGGACTTCGGCCAGGGCGACGGGCCCTCCGACCAGTCGACGTCGTCGCACGCCCACGTGACGTACGCCGAGCCCGGCCGGTACACCGCGACCCTGACCGTCAGCGACGGCAAGGGTGGGACCTACGAGGACGAGTTCGAGATCGCCGTCACCGGCGAGGCGCCGCGGGTCTCCATCGAGGCAACGCCCACCAGCGGCCCCGCTCCCCTGCCGGTCGCGTTCGAGATCAGTGCGATCGACGACCAGGGAGGCCCGCTCAGCTACACGTGGGACTTCGGCGACGGAACGACGTACACGGGTCCGAAGCCGCCGCTGAACCACGTCTACACGGCCTCGGGCAGCTACGCCGCCACGCTGACCGTGACCGATCCCGACGGCAACAAGGGCAGCGACAGCGTCGAGATCAGCGTCGACGCACTGCCCGAGATCGAGGCGACGGCCACCCCGGACACCGGTGACGCACCACTGGACGTCGACTTCTCCACGGTGGTCACCACCGCGGGAGAGCTCAGCGCCTTCGCCGACGGCACGGCCACCTACCCGGACCTCACGGGCACCGCATCGATGGTCCGCTCGCGCGACACCACCGTGACCACGCTCGACGTCACCGGCCTCAAGCCGAACGCCGCGCACATGGTCCACGTCCACGAGCAGTCGTGCTCCAACGGCAACGGCGGGGCGCACTTCCGCTTCGACACCGACCTGCCCTTCTCGGAGGAGAACGAGATCTGGCTGCCGTTCACCAGCAAGGCCGACGGCACCAGCGGCGAGGTGGTCGTCACCAGCGACCAGCGCGCCGGCTCCAAGGCGATGGCCATCGTGATCCACGACCCGGACAACCCGGCCAAGCGGATCGGGTGCGTCGACCTCGACCCGAGCATCGACGGGCTCACCTACGCCTGGGACTTCGGTGACGGCGAGCAGGGCGAGGGGGCCGACGCGACCCACACCTACACCGAGCCCGGCACCTACGAGGCCACGGTCACGGTGAGCATGCAGGGCGGCACCGACGAGGTCACCGACACCGTCGAGGTCGTCGTCACCGGCGACGACCCGGTCGACCCGACCGACCCCGTCGCGTCGACGGTCACGGCCACGGCGACGCCGTCCGAGGTCACGGTGGGCGACACCACGAAGGTGTCGGTCGACGTGAAGGCCGAGGGCACCACCCCGACCGGCGAGGTCACCCTCACCGGCGGCGGGAAGTCCTACGGCCCCACCTCGCTCGAGGGCGGCACCGCCACCTTCACGGTCGGTCCGTTCACCGAGCCCGGCACGGTGACGTTCACCGCGGCCTATGCCGGCAGCGACGAGGTCGCCGCCGGTGAGGGCAAGGCGACCGTCACGGTCAAGGCGAAGCCGGCCCCGGGTGACACCAGCGCCCCCGAGACCACCATCACCGACGGCCCGAAGGGCCAGGGGCGAGGTCCGGCAGCCACGTTCACCTTCACCTCCTCCGAGCCCGGCAGCACCTTCGAGTGCAGCCTGGACGGCGGGGCGTGGGCCGCGTGCAGCTCCCCGGCGACGTTCACCAAGCTGGGGCAGGGCGAGCACGAGCTGCGGGTGCGGGCCACCGACAAGGCGGGCAACACCGACGCCAGCCCGGCAGCGCTGACCTGGACGGTCGACCGGGGCAAGCCCACCGTCAAGGTTCTGACGGGACCCCAGGCGACCAAGGACCGGACGCCCACGGTGCGCGCGCGCCTCAGCGACCGGTACGACGACCTGCGGGCGCGCGACGTCAAGGTGCGCTTCGGCGACCGGGCCGCGGCGAAGGTGCGGGTCAACCGCAAGGGCGTCATGGTCGCGACGGCGAAGCCGCTCGCGCCGGGTCGGCACCGCGTCGTGCTGACGGTTCGGGACGAAGCGGGCAACAAGAGCACCGTCCGCTTCTGGATCACCGTGAGCCGCTGA